In a genomic window of Gouania willdenowi chromosome 11, fGouWil2.1, whole genome shotgun sequence:
- the mtdha gene encoding metadherin a isoform X4: protein MAGDLRGLAMEKAEHLSGHLKELLSSGQEYVKARFGLDLGVDPELYPSWVVLSAAAAGLLVLLALSWAAVCGLLDGHKKRRVPVSQAMAATPGKTTEEPEETSKTVRVEEARRKTKKRAAEKRIQSNGQPVSLTQEVVKETEVVSKPPPPPHVKAEKVQEVSATAQVKKNKKKPKPEVKPAQHASTNDRKEPEEAGMWETKVSNREKKQLRRKDKGSDDLGSPGSVEAPKQHMEAQTATAHSKKNRGNHESQHPRKAEAAGDAVSSNWKDEATANGPGWSERSLKIPPQMEGGKWSSMPAAVHYRPQSKSQSWTQEAKAAWSDGQMKTDINSASFSMLGLDPKDQISNSCELQWAGHPADDEWSAFNRISAVDPCSDWNAPSEHWGNYEEPLMLGTPAPPLKEKPALNKILNDNDKEAEDPSDGAAKSKKRRKKKKKTEEEAEADAETVMVVTKPQELPVLSSKTMNSSFSSSSQKKMEPMAETVKSSQRKKIRKET, encoded by the exons ATGGCTGGGGACCTGCGGGGTTTAGCGATGGAAAAAGCCGAGCATCTCTCCGGCCACCTAAAGGAGCTCCTCTCTTCGGGACAGGAGTATGTGAAGGCTCGGTTCGGGTTAGACCTGGGTGTGGACCCGGAGCTGTACCCGTCGTGGGTCGTCCTGTCTGCGGCCGCGGCGGGGCTGCTGGTGCTCCTCGCCCTGTCCTGGGCCGCCGTGTGCGGGCTGCTCGACGGACACAAAAAGCGGAGAGTCCCGGTCAGCCAGGCCATGGCGGCCACCCCCGGTAAAACAACCGAGGAACCGGAGGAGACGAGTAAGACAGTGAGAGTGGAGGAGGCGAGGAGGAAGACCAAAAAGAGAGCAGCAGAAAAG AGGATCCAATCAAACGGACAACCAGTGTCGCTGACTCAGGAGGTAGTCAAAGAAACTGAAGTTGTTTCaaaaccaccaccaccaccacatgtTAAAGCTGAGAAG GTGCAGGAGGTGTCGGCTACAGCTCAGGTgaaaaagaacaagaagaaaCCCAAACCTGAGGTTAAACCAGCTCAGCACGCTTCAACAAATGACAGGAAGGAACCCGAGGAAG CAGGTATGTGGGAAACAAAAGTCAGTAACCGTGAAAAGAAGCAGCTGCGCAGGAAGGACAAAGGCTCTGATGACTTGGGTAGTCCTGGAAGTGTGGAGGCCCCCAAACAACACATGGAGGCCCAAACAGCTACAGCACACAGCAAGAAGAACAGAGGAAATCATG AGTCTCAACATCCACGAAAGGCAGAAGCAGCAGGTGACGCAG TGTCCTCCAACTGGAAGGATGAAGCCACAGCCAACGGACCAGGCTGGAGCGAACGTTCCTTGAAGATCCCTCCTCAGATGGAGGGGGGCAAATGGAGCAGCATGCCAGCGGCTGTGCATTACAGGCCACAGTCTAAGTCCCAGTCCTGGACTCAAGAGGCCAAAG CAGCTTGGAGTGATGGACAGATGAAAACTGACATCAACTCTGCATCTTTCAGCATGCTGGGACTCGACCCCAAAG atCAAATATCAAATTCCTGTGAGCTGCAGTGGGCAGGCCACCCTGCTGATGATGAATGGTCAGCATTCA ATAGGATCTCTGCTGTGGATCCCTGCTCCGACTGGAACGCTCCATCAGAGCACTGGGGAAACTACGAGGAGCCCCTCATGTTGGGGACCCCAGCTCCTCCTTTGAAGGAAAAACCAGCCCTCAACAAG ATATTGAACGACAATGATAAGGAAGCTGAGGATCCGTCAGATGGAGCTGCTAAAtctaaaaaaaggaggaaaaagaagaagaaaacagagGAGGAGGCTGAGGCTGATGCTGAG ACGGTGATGGTCGTAACCAAACCTCAAGAGCTTCCTGTGCTGTCCTCCAAAACCATGAACTCcagcttctcctcctcctctcaga AGAAAATGGAGCCGATGGCAGAAACTGTGAAGTCGTCCCAGAGGAAGAAGATCCGAAAGGAGACATGA
- the mtdha gene encoding metadherin a isoform X6, protein MAGDLRGLAMEKAEHLSGHLKELLSSGQEYVKARFGLDLGVDPELYPSWVVLSAAAAGLLVLLALSWAAVCGLLDGHKKRRVPVSQAMAATPGKTTEEPEETSKTVRVEEARRKTKKRAAEKRIQSNGQPVSLTQEVVKETEVVSKPPPPPHVKAEKVQEVSATAQVKKNKKKPKPEVKPAQHASTNDRKEPEEAGMWETKVSNREKKQLRRKDKGSDDLGSPGSVEAPKQHMEAQTATAHSKKNRGNHVSSNWKDEATANGPGWSERSLKIPPQMEGGKWSSMPAAVHYRPQSKSQSWTQEAKAAWSDGQMKTDINSASFSMLGLDPKDQISNSCELQWAGHPADDEWSAFNRISAVDPCSDWNAPSEHWGNYEEPLMLGTPAPPLKEKPALNKQILNDNDKEAEDPSDGAAKSKKRRKKKKKTEEEAEADAETVMVVTKPQELPVLSSKTMNSSFSSSSQKKMEPMAETVKSSQRKKIRKET, encoded by the exons ATGGCTGGGGACCTGCGGGGTTTAGCGATGGAAAAAGCCGAGCATCTCTCCGGCCACCTAAAGGAGCTCCTCTCTTCGGGACAGGAGTATGTGAAGGCTCGGTTCGGGTTAGACCTGGGTGTGGACCCGGAGCTGTACCCGTCGTGGGTCGTCCTGTCTGCGGCCGCGGCGGGGCTGCTGGTGCTCCTCGCCCTGTCCTGGGCCGCCGTGTGCGGGCTGCTCGACGGACACAAAAAGCGGAGAGTCCCGGTCAGCCAGGCCATGGCGGCCACCCCCGGTAAAACAACCGAGGAACCGGAGGAGACGAGTAAGACAGTGAGAGTGGAGGAGGCGAGGAGGAAGACCAAAAAGAGAGCAGCAGAAAAG AGGATCCAATCAAACGGACAACCAGTGTCGCTGACTCAGGAGGTAGTCAAAGAAACTGAAGTTGTTTCaaaaccaccaccaccaccacatgtTAAAGCTGAGAAG GTGCAGGAGGTGTCGGCTACAGCTCAGGTgaaaaagaacaagaagaaaCCCAAACCTGAGGTTAAACCAGCTCAGCACGCTTCAACAAATGACAGGAAGGAACCCGAGGAAG CAGGTATGTGGGAAACAAAAGTCAGTAACCGTGAAAAGAAGCAGCTGCGCAGGAAGGACAAAGGCTCTGATGACTTGGGTAGTCCTGGAAGTGTGGAGGCCCCCAAACAACACATGGAGGCCCAAACAGCTACAGCACACAGCAAGAAGAACAGAGGAAATCATG TGTCCTCCAACTGGAAGGATGAAGCCACAGCCAACGGACCAGGCTGGAGCGAACGTTCCTTGAAGATCCCTCCTCAGATGGAGGGGGGCAAATGGAGCAGCATGCCAGCGGCTGTGCATTACAGGCCACAGTCTAAGTCCCAGTCCTGGACTCAAGAGGCCAAAG CAGCTTGGAGTGATGGACAGATGAAAACTGACATCAACTCTGCATCTTTCAGCATGCTGGGACTCGACCCCAAAG atCAAATATCAAATTCCTGTGAGCTGCAGTGGGCAGGCCACCCTGCTGATGATGAATGGTCAGCATTCA ATAGGATCTCTGCTGTGGATCCCTGCTCCGACTGGAACGCTCCATCAGAGCACTGGGGAAACTACGAGGAGCCCCTCATGTTGGGGACCCCAGCTCCTCCTTTGAAGGAAAAACCAGCCCTCAACAAG CAGATATTGAACGACAATGATAAGGAAGCTGAGGATCCGTCAGATGGAGCTGCTAAAtctaaaaaaaggaggaaaaagaagaagaaaacagagGAGGAGGCTGAGGCTGATGCTGAG ACGGTGATGGTCGTAACCAAACCTCAAGAGCTTCCTGTGCTGTCCTCCAAAACCATGAACTCcagcttctcctcctcctctcaga AGAAAATGGAGCCGATGGCAGAAACTGTGAAGTCGTCCCAGAGGAAGAAGATCCGAAAGGAGACATGA
- the mtdha gene encoding metadherin a isoform X5 yields MAGDLRGLAMEKAEHLSGHLKELLSSGQEYVKARFGLDLGVDPELYPSWVVLSAAAAGLLVLLALSWAAVCGLLDGHKKRRVPVSQAMAATPGKTTEEPEETSKTVRVEEARRKTKKRAAEKRIQSNGQPVSLTQEVVKETEVVSKPPPPPHVKAEKVQEVSATAQVKKNKKKPKPEVKPAQHASTNDRKEPEEAGMWETKVSNREKKQLRRKDKGSDDLGSPGSVEAPKQHMEAQTATAHSKKNRGNHESQHPRKAEAAVSSNWKDEATANGPGWSERSLKIPPQMEGGKWSSMPAAVHYRPQSKSQSWTQEAKAAWSDGQMKTDINSASFSMLGLDPKDQISNSCELQWAGHPADDEWSAFNRISAVDPCSDWNAPSEHWGNYEEPLMLGTPAPPLKEKPALNKQILNDNDKEAEDPSDGAAKSKKRRKKKKKTEEEAEADAETVMVVTKPQELPVLSSKTMNSSFSSSSQKKMEPMAETVKSSQRKKIRKET; encoded by the exons ATGGCTGGGGACCTGCGGGGTTTAGCGATGGAAAAAGCCGAGCATCTCTCCGGCCACCTAAAGGAGCTCCTCTCTTCGGGACAGGAGTATGTGAAGGCTCGGTTCGGGTTAGACCTGGGTGTGGACCCGGAGCTGTACCCGTCGTGGGTCGTCCTGTCTGCGGCCGCGGCGGGGCTGCTGGTGCTCCTCGCCCTGTCCTGGGCCGCCGTGTGCGGGCTGCTCGACGGACACAAAAAGCGGAGAGTCCCGGTCAGCCAGGCCATGGCGGCCACCCCCGGTAAAACAACCGAGGAACCGGAGGAGACGAGTAAGACAGTGAGAGTGGAGGAGGCGAGGAGGAAGACCAAAAAGAGAGCAGCAGAAAAG AGGATCCAATCAAACGGACAACCAGTGTCGCTGACTCAGGAGGTAGTCAAAGAAACTGAAGTTGTTTCaaaaccaccaccaccaccacatgtTAAAGCTGAGAAG GTGCAGGAGGTGTCGGCTACAGCTCAGGTgaaaaagaacaagaagaaaCCCAAACCTGAGGTTAAACCAGCTCAGCACGCTTCAACAAATGACAGGAAGGAACCCGAGGAAG CAGGTATGTGGGAAACAAAAGTCAGTAACCGTGAAAAGAAGCAGCTGCGCAGGAAGGACAAAGGCTCTGATGACTTGGGTAGTCCTGGAAGTGTGGAGGCCCCCAAACAACACATGGAGGCCCAAACAGCTACAGCACACAGCAAGAAGAACAGAGGAAATCATG AGTCTCAACATCCACGAAAGGCAGAAGCAGCAG TGTCCTCCAACTGGAAGGATGAAGCCACAGCCAACGGACCAGGCTGGAGCGAACGTTCCTTGAAGATCCCTCCTCAGATGGAGGGGGGCAAATGGAGCAGCATGCCAGCGGCTGTGCATTACAGGCCACAGTCTAAGTCCCAGTCCTGGACTCAAGAGGCCAAAG CAGCTTGGAGTGATGGACAGATGAAAACTGACATCAACTCTGCATCTTTCAGCATGCTGGGACTCGACCCCAAAG atCAAATATCAAATTCCTGTGAGCTGCAGTGGGCAGGCCACCCTGCTGATGATGAATGGTCAGCATTCA ATAGGATCTCTGCTGTGGATCCCTGCTCCGACTGGAACGCTCCATCAGAGCACTGGGGAAACTACGAGGAGCCCCTCATGTTGGGGACCCCAGCTCCTCCTTTGAAGGAAAAACCAGCCCTCAACAAG CAGATATTGAACGACAATGATAAGGAAGCTGAGGATCCGTCAGATGGAGCTGCTAAAtctaaaaaaaggaggaaaaagaagaagaaaacagagGAGGAGGCTGAGGCTGATGCTGAG ACGGTGATGGTCGTAACCAAACCTCAAGAGCTTCCTGTGCTGTCCTCCAAAACCATGAACTCcagcttctcctcctcctctcaga AGAAAATGGAGCCGATGGCAGAAACTGTGAAGTCGTCCCAGAGGAAGAAGATCCGAAAGGAGACATGA
- the mtdha gene encoding metadherin a isoform X3: MAGDLRGLAMEKAEHLSGHLKELLSSGQEYVKARFGLDLGVDPELYPSWVVLSAAAAGLLVLLALSWAAVCGLLDGHKKRRVPVSQAMAATPGKTTEEPEETSKTVRVEEARRKTKKRAAEKRIQSNGQPVSLTQEVVKETEVVSKPPPPPHVKAEKVQEVSATAQVKKNKKKPKPEVKPAQHASTNDRKEPEEAGMWETKVSNREKKQLRRKDKGSDDLGSPGSVEAPKQHMEAQTATAHSKKNRGNHESQHPRKAEAAGDAVSSNWKDEATANGPGWSERSLKIPPQMEGGKWSSMPAAVHYRPQSKSQSWTQEAKAWSDGQMKTDINSASFSMLGLDPKDQISNSCELQWAGHPADDEWSAFNRISAVDPCSDWNAPSEHWGNYEEPLMLGTPAPPLKEKPALNKQILNDNDKEAEDPSDGAAKSKKRRKKKKKTEEEAEADAETVMVVTKPQELPVLSSKTMNSSFSSSSQKKMEPMAETVKSSQRKKIRKET, from the exons ATGGCTGGGGACCTGCGGGGTTTAGCGATGGAAAAAGCCGAGCATCTCTCCGGCCACCTAAAGGAGCTCCTCTCTTCGGGACAGGAGTATGTGAAGGCTCGGTTCGGGTTAGACCTGGGTGTGGACCCGGAGCTGTACCCGTCGTGGGTCGTCCTGTCTGCGGCCGCGGCGGGGCTGCTGGTGCTCCTCGCCCTGTCCTGGGCCGCCGTGTGCGGGCTGCTCGACGGACACAAAAAGCGGAGAGTCCCGGTCAGCCAGGCCATGGCGGCCACCCCCGGTAAAACAACCGAGGAACCGGAGGAGACGAGTAAGACAGTGAGAGTGGAGGAGGCGAGGAGGAAGACCAAAAAGAGAGCAGCAGAAAAG AGGATCCAATCAAACGGACAACCAGTGTCGCTGACTCAGGAGGTAGTCAAAGAAACTGAAGTTGTTTCaaaaccaccaccaccaccacatgtTAAAGCTGAGAAG GTGCAGGAGGTGTCGGCTACAGCTCAGGTgaaaaagaacaagaagaaaCCCAAACCTGAGGTTAAACCAGCTCAGCACGCTTCAACAAATGACAGGAAGGAACCCGAGGAAG CAGGTATGTGGGAAACAAAAGTCAGTAACCGTGAAAAGAAGCAGCTGCGCAGGAAGGACAAAGGCTCTGATGACTTGGGTAGTCCTGGAAGTGTGGAGGCCCCCAAACAACACATGGAGGCCCAAACAGCTACAGCACACAGCAAGAAGAACAGAGGAAATCATG AGTCTCAACATCCACGAAAGGCAGAAGCAGCAGGTGACGCAG TGTCCTCCAACTGGAAGGATGAAGCCACAGCCAACGGACCAGGCTGGAGCGAACGTTCCTTGAAGATCCCTCCTCAGATGGAGGGGGGCAAATGGAGCAGCATGCCAGCGGCTGTGCATTACAGGCCACAGTCTAAGTCCCAGTCCTGGACTCAAGAGGCCAAAG CTTGGAGTGATGGACAGATGAAAACTGACATCAACTCTGCATCTTTCAGCATGCTGGGACTCGACCCCAAAG atCAAATATCAAATTCCTGTGAGCTGCAGTGGGCAGGCCACCCTGCTGATGATGAATGGTCAGCATTCA ATAGGATCTCTGCTGTGGATCCCTGCTCCGACTGGAACGCTCCATCAGAGCACTGGGGAAACTACGAGGAGCCCCTCATGTTGGGGACCCCAGCTCCTCCTTTGAAGGAAAAACCAGCCCTCAACAAG CAGATATTGAACGACAATGATAAGGAAGCTGAGGATCCGTCAGATGGAGCTGCTAAAtctaaaaaaaggaggaaaaagaagaagaaaacagagGAGGAGGCTGAGGCTGATGCTGAG ACGGTGATGGTCGTAACCAAACCTCAAGAGCTTCCTGTGCTGTCCTCCAAAACCATGAACTCcagcttctcctcctcctctcaga AGAAAATGGAGCCGATGGCAGAAACTGTGAAGTCGTCCCAGAGGAAGAAGATCCGAAAGGAGACATGA
- the mtdha gene encoding metadherin a isoform X1, translating to MAGDLRGLAMEKAEHLSGHLKELLSSGQEYVKARFGLDLGVDPELYPSWVVLSAAAAGLLVLLALSWAAVCGLLDGHKKRRVPVSQAMAATPGKTTEEPEETSKTVRVEEARRKTKKRAAEKRIQSNGQPVSLTQEVVKETEVVSKPPPPPHVKAEKVQEVSATAQVKKNKKKPKPEVKPAQHASTNDRKEPEEAGMWETKVSNREKKQLRRKDKGSDDLGSPGSVEAPKQHMEAQTATAHSKKNRGNHESQHPRKAEAAGDAVSSNWKDEATANGPGWSERSLKIPPQMEGGKWSSMPAAVHYRPQSKSQSWTQEAKAAWSDGQMKTDINSASFSMLGLDPKDQISNSCELQWAGHPADDEWSAFNRISAVDPCSDWNAPSEHWGNYEEPLMLGTPAPPLKEKPALNKQILNDNDKEAEDPSDGAAKSKKRRKKKKKTEEEAEADAETVMVVTKPQELPVLSSKTMNSSFSSSSQKKMEPMAETVKSSQRKKIRKET from the exons ATGGCTGGGGACCTGCGGGGTTTAGCGATGGAAAAAGCCGAGCATCTCTCCGGCCACCTAAAGGAGCTCCTCTCTTCGGGACAGGAGTATGTGAAGGCTCGGTTCGGGTTAGACCTGGGTGTGGACCCGGAGCTGTACCCGTCGTGGGTCGTCCTGTCTGCGGCCGCGGCGGGGCTGCTGGTGCTCCTCGCCCTGTCCTGGGCCGCCGTGTGCGGGCTGCTCGACGGACACAAAAAGCGGAGAGTCCCGGTCAGCCAGGCCATGGCGGCCACCCCCGGTAAAACAACCGAGGAACCGGAGGAGACGAGTAAGACAGTGAGAGTGGAGGAGGCGAGGAGGAAGACCAAAAAGAGAGCAGCAGAAAAG AGGATCCAATCAAACGGACAACCAGTGTCGCTGACTCAGGAGGTAGTCAAAGAAACTGAAGTTGTTTCaaaaccaccaccaccaccacatgtTAAAGCTGAGAAG GTGCAGGAGGTGTCGGCTACAGCTCAGGTgaaaaagaacaagaagaaaCCCAAACCTGAGGTTAAACCAGCTCAGCACGCTTCAACAAATGACAGGAAGGAACCCGAGGAAG CAGGTATGTGGGAAACAAAAGTCAGTAACCGTGAAAAGAAGCAGCTGCGCAGGAAGGACAAAGGCTCTGATGACTTGGGTAGTCCTGGAAGTGTGGAGGCCCCCAAACAACACATGGAGGCCCAAACAGCTACAGCACACAGCAAGAAGAACAGAGGAAATCATG AGTCTCAACATCCACGAAAGGCAGAAGCAGCAGGTGACGCAG TGTCCTCCAACTGGAAGGATGAAGCCACAGCCAACGGACCAGGCTGGAGCGAACGTTCCTTGAAGATCCCTCCTCAGATGGAGGGGGGCAAATGGAGCAGCATGCCAGCGGCTGTGCATTACAGGCCACAGTCTAAGTCCCAGTCCTGGACTCAAGAGGCCAAAG CAGCTTGGAGTGATGGACAGATGAAAACTGACATCAACTCTGCATCTTTCAGCATGCTGGGACTCGACCCCAAAG atCAAATATCAAATTCCTGTGAGCTGCAGTGGGCAGGCCACCCTGCTGATGATGAATGGTCAGCATTCA ATAGGATCTCTGCTGTGGATCCCTGCTCCGACTGGAACGCTCCATCAGAGCACTGGGGAAACTACGAGGAGCCCCTCATGTTGGGGACCCCAGCTCCTCCTTTGAAGGAAAAACCAGCCCTCAACAAG CAGATATTGAACGACAATGATAAGGAAGCTGAGGATCCGTCAGATGGAGCTGCTAAAtctaaaaaaaggaggaaaaagaagaagaaaacagagGAGGAGGCTGAGGCTGATGCTGAG ACGGTGATGGTCGTAACCAAACCTCAAGAGCTTCCTGTGCTGTCCTCCAAAACCATGAACTCcagcttctcctcctcctctcaga AGAAAATGGAGCCGATGGCAGAAACTGTGAAGTCGTCCCAGAGGAAGAAGATCCGAAAGGAGACATGA
- the mtdha gene encoding metadherin a isoform X2 — MAGDLRGLAMEKAEHLSGHLKELLSSGQEYVKARFGLDLGVDPELYPSWVVLSAAAAGLLVLLALSWAAVCGLLDGHKKRRVPVSQAMAATPGKTTEEPEETSKTVRVEEARRKTKKRAAEKRIQSNGQPVSLTQEVVKETEVVSKPPPPPHVKAEKVQEVSATAQVKKNKKKPKPEVKPAQHASTNDRKEPEEGMWETKVSNREKKQLRRKDKGSDDLGSPGSVEAPKQHMEAQTATAHSKKNRGNHESQHPRKAEAAGDAVSSNWKDEATANGPGWSERSLKIPPQMEGGKWSSMPAAVHYRPQSKSQSWTQEAKAAWSDGQMKTDINSASFSMLGLDPKDQISNSCELQWAGHPADDEWSAFNRISAVDPCSDWNAPSEHWGNYEEPLMLGTPAPPLKEKPALNKQILNDNDKEAEDPSDGAAKSKKRRKKKKKTEEEAEADAETVMVVTKPQELPVLSSKTMNSSFSSSSQKKMEPMAETVKSSQRKKIRKET; from the exons ATGGCTGGGGACCTGCGGGGTTTAGCGATGGAAAAAGCCGAGCATCTCTCCGGCCACCTAAAGGAGCTCCTCTCTTCGGGACAGGAGTATGTGAAGGCTCGGTTCGGGTTAGACCTGGGTGTGGACCCGGAGCTGTACCCGTCGTGGGTCGTCCTGTCTGCGGCCGCGGCGGGGCTGCTGGTGCTCCTCGCCCTGTCCTGGGCCGCCGTGTGCGGGCTGCTCGACGGACACAAAAAGCGGAGAGTCCCGGTCAGCCAGGCCATGGCGGCCACCCCCGGTAAAACAACCGAGGAACCGGAGGAGACGAGTAAGACAGTGAGAGTGGAGGAGGCGAGGAGGAAGACCAAAAAGAGAGCAGCAGAAAAG AGGATCCAATCAAACGGACAACCAGTGTCGCTGACTCAGGAGGTAGTCAAAGAAACTGAAGTTGTTTCaaaaccaccaccaccaccacatgtTAAAGCTGAGAAG GTGCAGGAGGTGTCGGCTACAGCTCAGGTgaaaaagaacaagaagaaaCCCAAACCTGAGGTTAAACCAGCTCAGCACGCTTCAACAAATGACAGGAAGGAACCCGAGGAAG GTATGTGGGAAACAAAAGTCAGTAACCGTGAAAAGAAGCAGCTGCGCAGGAAGGACAAAGGCTCTGATGACTTGGGTAGTCCTGGAAGTGTGGAGGCCCCCAAACAACACATGGAGGCCCAAACAGCTACAGCACACAGCAAGAAGAACAGAGGAAATCATG AGTCTCAACATCCACGAAAGGCAGAAGCAGCAGGTGACGCAG TGTCCTCCAACTGGAAGGATGAAGCCACAGCCAACGGACCAGGCTGGAGCGAACGTTCCTTGAAGATCCCTCCTCAGATGGAGGGGGGCAAATGGAGCAGCATGCCAGCGGCTGTGCATTACAGGCCACAGTCTAAGTCCCAGTCCTGGACTCAAGAGGCCAAAG CAGCTTGGAGTGATGGACAGATGAAAACTGACATCAACTCTGCATCTTTCAGCATGCTGGGACTCGACCCCAAAG atCAAATATCAAATTCCTGTGAGCTGCAGTGGGCAGGCCACCCTGCTGATGATGAATGGTCAGCATTCA ATAGGATCTCTGCTGTGGATCCCTGCTCCGACTGGAACGCTCCATCAGAGCACTGGGGAAACTACGAGGAGCCCCTCATGTTGGGGACCCCAGCTCCTCCTTTGAAGGAAAAACCAGCCCTCAACAAG CAGATATTGAACGACAATGATAAGGAAGCTGAGGATCCGTCAGATGGAGCTGCTAAAtctaaaaaaaggaggaaaaagaagaagaaaacagagGAGGAGGCTGAGGCTGATGCTGAG ACGGTGATGGTCGTAACCAAACCTCAAGAGCTTCCTGTGCTGTCCTCCAAAACCATGAACTCcagcttctcctcctcctctcaga AGAAAATGGAGCCGATGGCAGAAACTGTGAAGTCGTCCCAGAGGAAGAAGATCCGAAAGGAGACATGA